In one Lolium rigidum isolate FL_2022 chromosome 3, APGP_CSIRO_Lrig_0.1, whole genome shotgun sequence genomic region, the following are encoded:
- the LOC124698092 gene encoding uncharacterized protein LOC124698092, whose translation MAGCGEAKSSVSMEDEAYVEKKFGGITPKKPLISKDHERAYFDSADWVLGKQAANSSSRPAVESLKPKLKRTPHHQLPPRKPACASG comes from the exons ATGGCAGGGTGCGGTGAAGCCAAGTCGTCGGTTTCTATGGAGGACGAG GCCTATGTCGAGAAGAAGTTCGGAGGTATCACGCCCAAGAAGCCTCTGATATCCAAG GACCATGAGCGGGCCTACTTCGATTCAGCAGACTGGGTCCTCGGCAAG CAAGCTGCAAACAGCAGCTCAAGGCCTGCAGTCGAGTCTCTCAAGCCCAAGCTTAAG AGGACGCCGCACCACCAGCTTCCCCCTCGCAAGCCCGCCTGCGCATCTGGCTGA